The Streptomyces phaeolivaceus genome has a window encoding:
- a CDS encoding glycine-rich domain-containing protein, whose amino-acid sequence MTVVQERSATDARTLIGDDLRKTLAANIRARFPDMTEGQAQRGIGQMLAFLVAGARSDAPLSPSPLVDDFWHAFLLHTKAYQEFCAGTLGKFVHHQPGFLDKEEHGGGKALRARTVDAITAAGYLVDMEFWPELDIADCSQCHANCHNSPRHA is encoded by the coding sequence GTGACCGTAGTACAGGAACGATCCGCGACCGACGCGCGGACGCTGATCGGCGATGACCTCAGGAAAACCCTCGCGGCCAATATCCGGGCCAGGTTTCCGGACATGACCGAGGGCCAGGCGCAGCGGGGCATCGGACAGATGCTCGCCTTCCTCGTCGCCGGTGCCCGCAGCGACGCGCCGCTCAGCCCTTCGCCCCTGGTCGATGACTTCTGGCATGCCTTCTTGCTGCACACCAAGGCGTACCAGGAGTTCTGTGCCGGGACGCTCGGGAAGTTCGTCCACCACCAGCCAGGCTTCCTCGACAAGGAGGAACACGGCGGCGGCAAGGCCCTGCGCGCCCGTACCGTCGACGCCATCACTGCGGCCGGGTACCTCGTCGACATGGAGTTCTGGCCCGAACTGGACATCGCCGACTGCTCGCAGTGCCACGCCAACTGCCACAACAGCCCCAGGCACGCCTGA
- a CDS encoding DUF6879 family protein has product MARQLRFTGTDSKVDGCPALHTDIESGEVVVQGTPLTDPDDLAQLRHFGAGEAAVVVPRELLVNWGPKEMEREPELVDRDTFRRLFETFEYTAWRLETRRGYASDREDPDYRAFLETGSAPCDFSEPWFVNVRNQTAVGKRIGRVRVTDDPPTQEQLFLLDYARHNAYVGEDMRYLWRKDAERIGLPAEDFWIFDSRIVALLHFDDADTLLGIELITEPALIVRYSTMRDAAMHHAVPYEQFAAQAATVE; this is encoded by the coding sequence ATGGCCCGTCAGCTACGCTTCACCGGCACAGACAGCAAGGTCGACGGCTGCCCCGCCCTGCATACCGACATCGAGAGCGGCGAAGTGGTCGTGCAGGGCACGCCGCTCACCGACCCCGATGACCTTGCCCAGTTGCGGCACTTCGGTGCGGGGGAAGCCGCTGTCGTCGTACCGCGCGAACTGCTGGTGAACTGGGGGCCGAAGGAGATGGAACGGGAACCGGAGCTGGTCGACCGGGATACCTTCCGTCGCCTCTTCGAGACCTTCGAGTACACCGCTTGGCGGCTGGAGACGCGGCGTGGGTACGCGTCCGACCGGGAAGACCCCGACTACCGGGCCTTTCTGGAGACGGGCAGTGCGCCGTGCGACTTCAGCGAACCGTGGTTCGTGAACGTCCGCAACCAGACGGCCGTCGGCAAGAGGATCGGCCGGGTCCGCGTTACCGACGACCCGCCCACGCAGGAGCAGTTGTTCCTGCTCGACTACGCCAGGCACAACGCGTACGTCGGCGAGGACATGCGCTACCTCTGGCGGAAGGACGCCGAACGGATCGGCCTGCCCGCAGAGGACTTCTGGATCTTCGACTCGCGGATCGTCGCCCTGCTTCACTTCGACGATGCCGACACCCTGCTCGGCATCGAACTGATCACTGAGCCCGCCCTCATCGTGCGGTACTCCACGATGCGTGACGCGGCCATGCACCACGCCGTCCCATACGAGCAGTTCGCCGCGCAGGCGGCCACGGTCGAGTAG
- a CDS encoding helix-turn-helix domain-containing protein: MSTDYQQAREALGARLRELRFSCPDGRLTGQQLAQQLGWPGSKVSKLENGRQTATPEDLQAWAEAVGRPDVYPELASRLAGFESHIRSWRRALANGFKPVHESLSGEIERTRELWIWEESVIPGMVQTPEYARHVIKRYSELLAPASDIEEAVLARMKRQEWLYQPGRKLHVLMWEAALRSLICPPSAHAAQLDRLGGLIGMDTVELGIVPFATPVKIVPANGFWVLDDRLVVAEDWHAEIWLDDADNIALYTRVWNTLRESAVYGADAQQVITKARQAL; the protein is encoded by the coding sequence GTGAGCACTGACTATCAGCAAGCGCGGGAAGCTCTGGGCGCGCGTCTTCGCGAACTGCGCTTCTCATGCCCTGATGGTCGCCTCACCGGCCAGCAGTTGGCACAGCAGCTCGGCTGGCCAGGCTCCAAGGTCAGCAAGTTGGAGAACGGCAGGCAGACGGCCACTCCCGAGGACCTGCAGGCATGGGCCGAGGCCGTCGGCCGGCCCGATGTCTATCCCGAACTCGCCTCCCGCCTCGCGGGATTCGAGTCCCACATCAGGTCATGGCGTCGAGCCCTGGCAAACGGATTCAAGCCCGTCCACGAAAGCCTGAGCGGAGAGATCGAACGCACCAGGGAACTGTGGATATGGGAAGAGTCGGTGATCCCCGGAATGGTGCAGACACCCGAATACGCACGCCATGTCATCAAGCGGTACTCCGAGCTACTGGCCCCGGCCAGCGACATCGAAGAAGCAGTCCTGGCCAGAATGAAGCGTCAGGAATGGCTGTATCAGCCCGGCCGCAAGCTGCACGTCCTGATGTGGGAAGCCGCGCTCCGTTCACTGATCTGCCCTCCTTCCGCACATGCCGCGCAGCTGGACCGGCTGGGAGGTTTGATCGGGATGGACACGGTCGAGTTGGGGATCGTGCCATTCGCGACCCCGGTCAAGATCGTGCCCGCCAACGGTTTCTGGGTCCTCGACGACCGCCTCGTCGTCGCGGAGGACTGGCACGCAGAAATATGGCTGGACGACGCGGACAACATCGCCCTCTACACGCGGGTCTGGAACACGCTCCGAGAGTCCGCCGTGTACGGTGCCGACGCCCAGCAGGTAATTACCAAGGCACGCCAGGCATTGTGA
- a CDS encoding helix-turn-helix domain-containing protein encodes MSTDYQQARAALGVRLRELRLSAPGRPLTGTKLAEQHGWNKSKVSRLENGRQTPTPDDLRKWAEATGQPEAYDELLARLRGFESHIRSWRRQLASGHKAVQDTHLSAHADASVFRGWESSMIFGILQTPDYARSIFTRYAELQRSPRDTEEAVRSRMKRQEALYDSSKRFHLLLWEAALHASVCPPSVLAAQLDRLAGAVGLDTVELGIIPLSASLKIPPATAFWVYDDRQVIVENWHAELWIDDVASVDTYLRTWKTLRESAVYGADAQHLISAVRRTLRSR; translated from the coding sequence GTGAGCACGGACTATCAGCAGGCACGAGCAGCTCTCGGGGTACGACTGCGCGAACTCCGGCTCTCCGCCCCTGGACGCCCGCTCACCGGTACGAAACTCGCCGAGCAGCACGGGTGGAACAAGTCCAAGGTCAGCAGGCTGGAGAACGGCAGGCAGACTCCAACACCCGACGACCTGCGCAAGTGGGCCGAGGCGACCGGTCAGCCCGAGGCGTACGACGAGTTGCTGGCCCGCCTCCGGGGCTTCGAGTCGCACATCCGGTCATGGCGGCGGCAGCTGGCCTCGGGACACAAGGCAGTCCAGGACACGCACCTGAGCGCTCATGCCGACGCCTCCGTGTTCCGTGGTTGGGAGTCCTCCATGATCTTCGGGATTCTCCAGACGCCGGACTATGCCCGGTCGATCTTCACGAGGTACGCGGAGCTACAGCGATCGCCGCGCGACACGGAGGAGGCAGTTCGGTCCCGCATGAAGCGTCAAGAGGCTCTGTACGACTCCTCGAAGCGTTTCCACCTCCTCCTGTGGGAGGCCGCCCTTCACGCCTCGGTCTGTCCGCCTTCGGTACTCGCAGCCCAGCTCGACCGACTCGCAGGAGCCGTCGGCCTCGACACGGTAGAGCTGGGGATCATCCCGCTGTCCGCCTCTCTCAAGATCCCCCCGGCCACCGCCTTCTGGGTCTACGACGACCGCCAGGTGATCGTGGAGAACTGGCACGCCGAGTTGTGGATCGACGACGTAGCGAGCGTGGACACGTATCTGCGCACCTGGAAGACGCTCCGGGAGTCCGCCGTATACGGCGCCGACGCGCAACACCTCATCAGTGCGGTACGACGGACGTTGCGCTCACGTTGA
- a CDS encoding serine/threonine-protein kinase: protein MPQEAISDRYELLEELSHGGMGDVWRGYDAVLDRPVAVKLIRQASVTSPQLAEEFAKRFRREARITARIQHPGVPQVYDAVLDASYERLFLVMELVDGVPLSAYLDPGQPLPVSWAAAVAAQVATVLSYAHDVPVIHRDLKPGNILVARDGTVKVLDFGIAAILRTDVTKLTATGSPIGTHQYMSPEQVRGGRITPQTDLYALGCVLHELLSGRLVFEAESEYLLMYQHVNAAPTPLRQLRPDVPEALEELVLHLLRKAPEARPADTQEVYARLLPFLPPPGQEPGTADAGPTGAPDPTGVFRHPFAPRARAQAPAPGGLPPTTVLPAAQPLPVPAQLREDIKEAYAHSDALLEEERFAQAAEVLGEVIAPAALALGSESKQVLALRRQRAAIRLLGGDYRTALPEFDALADAYARIAGPTGEQARACRAQAARCRAELGQVTDALAALQGVLNVVRAVDSDVSEEAVELRHNIGMLLLAQGRAAEARHILEPLHQDMCMVFGPEDEMTVEIAEALAVIRLDLDGSAS from the coding sequence GTGCCGCAGGAGGCGATCTCCGACCGTTACGAACTCCTGGAGGAGCTGAGCCACGGCGGCATGGGCGACGTGTGGCGCGGCTACGACGCCGTGCTCGACCGGCCCGTCGCCGTGAAGCTCATCCGGCAGGCGTCGGTCACCTCTCCGCAGCTGGCCGAGGAGTTCGCCAAGCGCTTCCGTCGCGAGGCCCGCATCACCGCGCGTATCCAGCACCCCGGTGTGCCGCAGGTGTACGACGCGGTGCTCGACGCGTCGTACGAGCGGCTGTTCCTGGTGATGGAGCTTGTCGACGGCGTACCGCTGTCGGCCTACCTGGATCCCGGCCAGCCGCTGCCGGTCAGCTGGGCGGCGGCCGTCGCCGCGCAGGTCGCGACCGTGCTGTCGTACGCGCACGACGTGCCGGTGATCCACCGGGACCTCAAGCCGGGCAACATCCTCGTCGCCCGCGACGGCACCGTGAAGGTCCTCGACTTCGGTATCGCGGCGATCCTGCGGACCGACGTCACCAAGCTGACCGCCACCGGCAGCCCCATCGGCACCCACCAGTACATGTCGCCCGAGCAGGTCCGCGGCGGACGCATCACCCCGCAGACCGATCTGTACGCGCTCGGCTGTGTGCTGCACGAACTCCTCAGTGGCCGCCTCGTGTTCGAGGCGGAGAGCGAGTACCTGCTGATGTACCAGCACGTCAACGCCGCCCCCACCCCGTTGCGACAGCTGCGGCCCGACGTCCCCGAGGCGCTGGAGGAGCTGGTCCTGCATCTGCTGCGCAAGGCGCCCGAGGCGCGGCCCGCCGACACGCAGGAGGTGTACGCGCGGCTGCTGCCGTTCCTGCCGCCGCCGGGCCAGGAGCCCGGCACGGCCGATGCCGGGCCGACCGGCGCGCCCGACCCGACGGGCGTGTTTCGTCACCCCTTCGCGCCCCGCGCCCGTGCCCAGGCGCCCGCACCCGGTGGTCTGCCGCCCACGACCGTCCTCCCGGCGGCCCAACCGCTGCCCGTCCCAGCCCAGTTGCGCGAGGACATCAAGGAGGCGTACGCCCACTCCGACGCCCTGCTGGAGGAGGAGCGGTTCGCGCAGGCCGCCGAGGTGCTCGGCGAGGTCATCGCACCCGCGGCCCTCGCCCTCGGTTCCGAGAGCAAGCAGGTCCTGGCGCTGCGCCGCCAGCGAGCGGCGATCCGCCTCCTCGGCGGCGACTACCGGACCGCCCTGCCCGAGTTCGACGCCCTCGCCGACGCCTACGCCCGTATCGCCGGGCCCACCGGCGAGCAGGCCCGCGCCTGCCGCGCCCAGGCGGCCCGCTGCCGCGCCGAACTCGGCCAGGTCACCGACGCGCTGGCCGCGCTCCAGGGCGTGCTGAACGTCGTGCGGGCCGTCGACAGCGACGTGAGCGAGGAAGCCGTGGAGCTGCGGCACAACATCGGGATGCTGCTGCTCGCCCAGGGCCGGGCCGCCGAAGCCCGGCACATCCTCGAACCGCTCCACCAGGACATGTGCATGGTGTTCGGCCCGGAGGACGAGATGACCGTCGAGATCGCCGAGGCGCTCGCCGTGATCCGCCTCGACCTCGACGGTTCGGCTTCCTGA
- a CDS encoding RNA polymerase sigma factor has product MPIDTEAEFTDVYRAHYEDVLRFVRRRAHPMNVDDIVGETFLAAWRRRRELPDDPRPWLFGTARKVMLNDSRGMRRHTALAVRVQQAAETGGRTLAADPAALVDGRTDLAAAWQALAPADQEVLALHVWEQLSAKDAAKVLGCTRAAYAMRLTRAKRRLAARIDRAAATAPALATTF; this is encoded by the coding sequence ATGCCCATCGACACCGAGGCCGAGTTCACGGACGTGTACCGGGCCCACTACGAGGACGTGCTGAGGTTCGTACGCCGTCGCGCCCATCCCATGAACGTCGACGACATCGTCGGCGAGACGTTCCTCGCGGCGTGGCGCAGGCGCCGTGAACTCCCCGACGACCCCCGGCCCTGGCTGTTCGGCACCGCCCGCAAGGTGATGCTCAACGACAGCCGGGGCATGCGCCGGCACACCGCGCTCGCCGTCCGTGTCCAGCAGGCCGCCGAGACCGGCGGTCGCACCCTGGCCGCCGACCCGGCCGCGCTGGTGGACGGCCGGACGGACCTCGCCGCCGCCTGGCAGGCACTCGCCCCGGCCGACCAGGAGGTCCTGGCCCTGCATGTGTGGGAGCAGCTCTCCGCCAAGGACGCCGCGAAGGTCCTCGGCTGCACCCGCGCCGCGTACGCCATGCGCCTGACCCGCGCCAAGCGCCGCCTCGCCGCCCGGATCGACCGGGCCGCCGCCACCGCGCCCGCCCTCGCCACGACGTTCTGA
- a CDS encoding carboxymuconolactone decarboxylase family protein translates to MEARLNLLANPLTGKLVKHLVGASKVVGEAGLPLTTQELVRIRASQINGCGYCLDMHTKEAEHAGETAQRLHLVATWREAKVFTEAERAALELTEQGTRIADAAGGVPDAVWENAAKHYDEDQLLALVALIALINTFNRLNVIVQQPAGDYQVGMLG, encoded by the coding sequence ATGGAAGCCCGTCTGAACCTGCTCGCCAACCCCCTCACCGGCAAGCTCGTCAAGCACCTCGTCGGCGCCAGCAAGGTGGTCGGGGAGGCGGGACTGCCGCTCACCACCCAGGAGTTGGTGCGCATCCGGGCCAGCCAGATCAACGGCTGCGGCTACTGCCTCGACATGCACACCAAGGAGGCCGAACACGCCGGGGAGACCGCCCAGCGGCTGCACCTGGTCGCCACCTGGCGGGAGGCCAAGGTCTTCACCGAGGCCGAGCGCGCCGCCCTGGAACTGACCGAGCAGGGCACCCGTATCGCCGACGCGGCCGGCGGTGTCCCGGACGCGGTCTGGGAGAACGCGGCCAAGCACTACGACGAGGACCAGCTCCTCGCCCTGGTGGCCCTCATCGCCCTCATCAACACCTTCAACCGGCTGAACGTGATCGTGCAGCAGCCGGCGGGCGACTACCAGGTGGGCATGCTCGGCTGA
- a CDS encoding Rieske 2Fe-2S domain-containing protein gives MRIRRRRHDSSLVRDPRADEYPMPSVPHGWYAVLRSRELRAGKVVALHYFGRALIAFRGADGRAAVRDAHCPHYGAHLGVGGKVVDGTVECPFHGWRFGTDGRCVEAPFAVRTPKVSIGGFPVREHSGLVFVYAGPGEPAWEVPEIEETGSRRFSSPVDDTCRARIHIQEMRENIVDESHFHYIHGQSEPPVQEWREDGPFAEARGTISRRVLGWDIHNTFDAFMYGPGVMVVRAHGPVLSVTAVALSTPVDDRTSELRMLYYLRKPARLPFLTPLLKLVFRAEALGEVREEVRIWDHKIHQARPVLLPHEKGIRALRRWYAQFYPGAESGGGAGAGAAAPLEEVGRGS, from the coding sequence ATGCGAATACGTCGGCGGCGTCATGACAGCAGCCTGGTCCGTGATCCGCGCGCCGACGAGTACCCGATGCCGAGCGTGCCCCACGGGTGGTACGCGGTGCTGCGGAGCCGGGAGTTGCGGGCGGGGAAGGTCGTCGCCCTGCACTACTTCGGGCGGGCGCTGATCGCCTTTCGCGGGGCGGACGGGCGGGCTGCCGTGCGGGACGCGCACTGTCCGCACTACGGCGCCCATCTGGGCGTCGGCGGGAAGGTCGTGGACGGGACGGTGGAGTGCCCGTTCCACGGCTGGCGGTTCGGGACGGACGGGCGCTGTGTGGAGGCGCCGTTCGCCGTCCGGACGCCCAAGGTGTCGATCGGCGGGTTCCCGGTGCGCGAGCACAGCGGGCTGGTGTTCGTGTACGCCGGACCGGGCGAACCCGCGTGGGAGGTGCCGGAGATCGAGGAGACGGGGTCACGGCGGTTCTCCTCCCCCGTCGACGACACGTGCCGGGCGCGGATCCACATCCAGGAGATGCGCGAGAACATCGTCGACGAGTCCCACTTCCACTACATCCACGGCCAGAGCGAACCGCCGGTCCAGGAGTGGCGGGAGGACGGGCCGTTCGCCGAGGCGCGCGGGACGATCAGCCGGCGCGTCCTCGGGTGGGACATCCACAACACGTTCGACGCGTTCATGTACGGGCCGGGGGTGATGGTCGTCCGGGCCCACGGGCCGGTGCTGTCGGTGACCGCCGTCGCGCTCAGCACCCCCGTCGACGACCGCACCAGCGAGCTGCGGATGCTGTACTACCTGCGCAAGCCCGCCCGACTGCCCTTCCTCACCCCCCTGTTGAAGCTCGTCTTCCGGGCCGAGGCGCTGGGGGAGGTGCGCGAGGAGGTACGGATCTGGGACCACAAGATCCATCAGGCCCGGCCGGTACTGCTTCCGCACGAGAAGGGGATCCGGGCGTTGCGGCGGTGGTACGCGCAGTTCTATCCGGGGGCGGAGAGCGGGGGCGGAGCGGGGGCGGGCGCGGCGGCTCCGCTGGAGGAAGTGGGCCGGGGCTCCTGA
- a CDS encoding serine hydrolase domain-containing protein, whose protein sequence is MKSTTRTLLAAALVLGVAAGSTTLPATASASPRTVASASPHSVSGAAVRSGIDPDVAAALETAFAGLPSADATAALVRVGGSEGVWRGSAGVRDLASGRAADPKGRFRAGSVTKVFTAAVVLLLAAEGKVDLDRSARSYLPELIPASYGGVTVRQLLDHTHGIPAPDFPWSTVEGAYANRFRIHDPAEMVRSATAKEPEFAPGEAQHYLNIGYTVAGLLIERVTGESYEQQVTRRVLRPLGLRDTYLPGTDARIVGPHNHGYQRMTLDDGTTGLRDVTVWGVTDGWAAGDLISTTADLERFTKALFGGRVVPRGPLLEEMFTVPEVADHLTGKPAEYAVGLARKVLGGREVWGKTGGRWGYNAAIASTRDGTRTLVYGVNSTDAKGKDMNKVATGVMVAAFGMPS, encoded by the coding sequence ATGAAGAGCACCACGCGTACGCTGCTCGCCGCCGCCCTCGTCCTCGGGGTGGCCGCGGGGTCCACGACCCTGCCGGCCACCGCCTCCGCCTCGCCCCGTACGGTCGCCTCGGCCTCGCCCCACTCGGTCTCCGGGGCGGCGGTCCGGTCGGGGATCGACCCCGACGTGGCCGCCGCCCTGGAGACCGCCTTCGCCGGGCTGCCGTCCGCCGACGCGACCGCCGCGCTCGTCCGGGTCGGGGGGAGCGAGGGGGTGTGGCGGGGCAGCGCGGGGGTGCGTGACCTCGCGAGCGGGCGCGCTGCCGATCCGAAGGGCCGCTTCCGCGCCGGGTCCGTGACCAAGGTGTTCACGGCGGCCGTGGTGCTGCTGCTGGCCGCCGAGGGGAAGGTCGACCTCGACCGCAGCGCCCGTTCGTATCTGCCGGAGCTGATTCCGGCGTCGTACGGCGGTGTCACCGTCCGGCAGTTGCTCGATCACACGCACGGCATCCCGGCGCCGGACTTCCCGTGGTCGACCGTCGAGGGGGCGTACGCGAACCGCTTCCGGATCCATGACCCGGCGGAGATGGTGCGCTCGGCGACGGCGAAGGAGCCGGAGTTCGCACCGGGCGAGGCGCAGCACTACCTCAACATCGGGTACACGGTCGCCGGGCTGCTGATCGAGCGGGTGACCGGGGAGTCGTACGAACAGCAGGTCACCCGGCGGGTGTTGAGGCCGCTCGGGCTGCGGGACACGTATCTGCCGGGGACCGACGCGCGGATCGTCGGACCGCACAACCACGGCTACCAGCGGATGACGCTCGACGACGGGACGACCGGGCTGCGGGACGTCACCGTGTGGGGTGTGACGGACGGGTGGGCGGCCGGGGATCTCATCTCGACCACGGCCGATCTGGAACGGTTCACGAAGGCGCTGTTCGGGGGGCGGGTCGTGCCGCGCGGGCCGCTGCTGGAGGAGATGTTCACGGTGCCGGAGGTGGCCGACCATCTCACCGGCAAGCCCGCCGAGTACGCCGTCGGCCTCGCCAGGAAGGTGCTCGGCGGGCGGGAGGTCTGGGGCAAGACGGGCGGGCGCTGGGGCTACAACGCGGCCATCGCCTCCACCCGCGACGGCACCCGCACCCTCGTCTACGGCGTCAACTCCACCGACGCCAAGGGGAAGGACATGAACAAGGTGGCGACGGGGGTGATGGTGGCGGCTTTCGGGATGCCGTCGTAG
- a CDS encoding response regulator, whose protein sequence is MADDQELVRSGFALILDVQPDIEVVAEVGDGAEAVAAVREHRADVALLDIRMPRMDGIAACRAIGADGTGDASRAGHASGVGGAGRAGHASGVGGAGRAGGAGRAGRAGGGCRVVMLTTFDSDEYVYEALHAGASGFLLKDVRRDDLVHAVRVVARGDSLLAPSVARRLVEQYTRPAPAPARLPDPRLDVLTGRERETLLLLARGLSNAEIAAELVVSDHTVKTHVGNVLAKLGLRDRIQAVICAYETGLIAAGDPSPEVAGPPVGPTPPPSGGALRPWSSPARARG, encoded by the coding sequence GTGGCCGATGACCAGGAGCTGGTGCGCAGTGGGTTCGCGCTGATTCTCGACGTCCAGCCGGACATCGAGGTCGTCGCGGAGGTGGGGGACGGCGCCGAGGCCGTGGCGGCGGTGCGGGAGCATCGCGCGGATGTGGCGCTGCTCGACATCCGGATGCCCCGGATGGACGGGATAGCCGCCTGCCGGGCCATCGGGGCGGACGGCACCGGCGATGCAAGCCGTGCGGGACATGCGAGCGGTGTGGGCGGTGCGGGACGTGCGGGACATGCGAGCGGTGTGGGCGGTGCGGGACGTGCGGGCGGTGCGGGACGTGCGGGACGTGCGGGCGGCGGGTGCCGGGTCGTGATGCTCACGACCTTCGACTCCGACGAGTACGTGTACGAGGCGCTGCACGCGGGGGCCAGCGGGTTCCTGCTCAAGGATGTGCGGCGGGACGATCTCGTGCACGCCGTACGGGTGGTCGCGCGGGGCGACTCGCTGCTGGCGCCCTCCGTGGCCCGGCGGCTGGTGGAGCAGTACACGCGGCCCGCGCCCGCCCCGGCCCGGCTGCCCGACCCACGGCTCGACGTACTGACCGGGCGCGAGCGGGAGACCCTGCTGTTGCTCGCGCGCGGGCTGTCGAACGCCGAGATCGCCGCCGAACTGGTCGTCAGCGACCACACGGTGAAGACCCATGTCGGCAACGTGCTCGCCAAACTCGGGCTGCGGGACCGTATCCAGGCGGTGATCTGCGCGTACGAGACGGGGCTGATCGCGGCGGGGGACCCGTCCCCAGAGGTCGCGGGTCCCCCGGTCGGCCCCACGCCTCCCCCGTCCGGGGGAGCCCTCCGGCCCTGGTCCTCCCCCGCGCGGGCGAGGGGCTGA
- a CDS encoding sensor histidine kinase, whose amino-acid sequence MRGVRGVRGVQGVRGARGLADGYPWVVDVGVALLVQGAMTMPFVVPRAAGLAPATWAAYGLTTLTVVPLVWRRRAPFAVLLAVLVTSMVYKLALDGPGQPLPYNGLVVVYTIAVLSPPRTRLVSGLLVSVAVPVGVWLNTRSVRELTFSAFVFAAAYVFGRHTDARQRAHRVEAERAAARERARIAREMHDILSHAVSLMIVQAEAGPVAVRTAPERAEAAFDAISETGRDAMLQLRRMLGVLREDGEQREEREGEEGYGAGFSPLEPLAGVRELPSLLDRVRGSGLEVGYEVEGSERELPGGVGATVFRIVQEALTNTVRHAGARTVSVQLIYEEKDLVVRVVDDGRGPRAGYGGGPGWHGHGHGPRHGHGLVGVRERAAAHGGTAEMGAGPGGRGFEVRVRIPVPVPRAAVGPAAEVGR is encoded by the coding sequence ATACGGGGAGTTCGGGGAGTACGGGGAGTACAGGGAGTCCGCGGGGCGCGGGGGCTTGCCGACGGGTATCCGTGGGTGGTGGATGTCGGGGTCGCTCTGTTGGTGCAGGGGGCCATGACGATGCCGTTCGTGGTGCCTCGGGCGGCCGGGCTGGCGCCGGCGACCTGGGCGGCGTACGGGCTGACGACGCTCACCGTGGTGCCGCTGGTGTGGCGGCGGCGGGCGCCGTTCGCCGTGCTGCTGGCGGTCCTGGTGACCAGCATGGTGTACAAGCTGGCGCTGGACGGGCCGGGGCAGCCGTTGCCGTACAACGGGCTCGTCGTCGTCTACACGATCGCCGTGCTGTCGCCGCCTCGGACGCGGCTCGTCAGCGGCTTGCTGGTGAGTGTCGCGGTGCCCGTCGGGGTGTGGCTCAACACCCGGTCGGTGCGTGAACTCACCTTCTCCGCCTTCGTGTTCGCCGCCGCCTATGTCTTCGGGCGGCACACCGACGCCCGTCAGCGCGCCCACCGCGTCGAGGCCGAGCGGGCCGCCGCGCGTGAACGGGCCCGGATCGCTCGGGAGATGCACGACATCCTCTCCCACGCCGTCAGCCTGATGATCGTGCAGGCGGAGGCCGGGCCCGTCGCCGTGCGCACGGCTCCGGAGCGCGCCGAGGCCGCCTTCGACGCGATCTCCGAGACCGGGCGGGACGCCATGCTCCAGCTGCGCCGGATGCTCGGCGTTCTGCGGGAGGACGGGGAGCAGAGGGAGGAGAGGGAGGGGGAGGAGGGGTATGGGGCCGGGTTCTCGCCTCTTGAACCTCTGGCGGGGGTGCGGGAGTTGCCCTCGCTGCTCGATCGGGTGCGGGGCAGTGGGCTTGAGGTCGGGTACGAAGTGGAGGGGTCCGAGCGGGAGTTGCCGGGCGGGGTCGGGGCGACCGTGTTCCGGATCGTCCAGGAGGCGCTGACGAACACCGTCAGGCATGCGGGTGCCCGTACGGTCTCCGTACAACTCATTTATGAGGAGAAGGACTTGGTGGTGCGGGTGGTCGACGACGGGCGGGGGCCCCGGGCCGGGTACGGCGGTGGGCCCGGATGGCACGGGCACGGGCACGGGCCTCGACATGGGCATGGGCTCGTCGGGGTGCGGGAGCGGGCCGCCGCGCACGGGGGTACGGCCGAGATGGGGGCGGGGCCGGGCGGGCGCGGGTTCGAGGTGCGGGTGCGGATACCCGTACCGGTACCCAGGGCGGCCGTGGGGCCCGCGGCGGAGGTCGGGCGGTGA
- a CDS encoding effector-associated constant component EACC1 — protein MTVTGVINDSNGTNGTLDITLRLLAADAAADAAADGITVTAIQEDDLSVLRRGLVAEPELRGRVRLVTGAPEEGQMGSGIELLAIAIGGSGAVTALVRSLPALLKARRAAATVELTLPDGRTVKVTADSADDAHTLLDAALRDHRQP, from the coding sequence ATGACAGTCACGGGCGTCATAAACGACTCAAACGGAACGAACGGCACGCTGGACATAACGCTGAGGCTGCTCGCCGCCGATGCCGCCGCCGATGCCGCCGCCGACGGCATCACCGTCACCGCGATCCAGGAGGACGACCTGTCCGTACTCCGCCGGGGCCTCGTCGCCGAACCCGAACTGCGCGGCCGGGTCCGCCTGGTGACCGGGGCGCCGGAGGAAGGGCAGATGGGGTCCGGCATCGAACTGCTGGCGATAGCCATCGGCGGCAGCGGCGCCGTCACCGCCCTCGTCCGCTCGCTCCCCGCGCTGCTCAAGGCCCGGCGGGCGGCGGCCACGGTGGAGCTGACGCTGCCCGACGGCCGCACGGTGAAGGTCACCGCCGACTCCGCCGACGACGCCCACACCCTCCTCGACGCGGCGCTGCGCGACCACCGGCAGCCGTGA